Proteins encoded together in one Plutella xylostella chromosome 17, ilPluXylo3.1, whole genome shotgun sequence window:
- the LOC125489776 gene encoding uncharacterized protein LOC125489776, whose product MLSGWRLALSKLFIIPQRYVFAIMAGLAIANAYTMRVCLNLAITQMVKREVLVEGDAHFDPDACPDPAAPVNVTSFIRELARVDTVSLLLFWIWIFRCL is encoded by the exons ATGCTGTCGGGATGGCGACTTGCTTTGTCGAAAT TATTCATAATACCGCAGCGATATGTGTTCGCCATCATGGCCGGACTGGCCATAGCCAACGCGTACACGATGCGGGTCTGCCTGAACCTGGCCATCACGCAGATGGTGAAGAGAGAAGTGTTAGTGGAAGGGGACGCGCACTTTGACCCGGACGCGTGCCCCGACCCGGCGGCGCCTGTCAATGTCACCAGCTTCATCCGGGAACTCGCTAGGGTCGACACTGTgagtttgttgttgttttggaTTTGGATTTTTAGGTGTTTGTAG